The following coding sequences lie in one Enterococcus sp. 9E7_DIV0242 genomic window:
- a CDS encoding ribose-phosphate diphosphokinase, which yields MGSKYKDDTLRIFSLNANKPLAEKIAEVVGTKLGESTVRQFSDGEIQINIEESIRGDHVYLIQATNAPVNDHLMELLIMIDALKRASAKTINVILPYYGYARQDRTAKPREPITAKLVANMLVEAGATRLLTLDLHTVQVQGFFDIPVDNLFTMPLFAQHYQDKNLTGENIVVVSPKNSGVQRARSLSEYLDASLAIVDQEEVDGVRSGYVIGEVKGKTCILVDDIINTGETLTVAAEILKENGAAEVYACGSHGLLSKGGKERIDASPIKQLCITDSVVVTEDRRPECLAIVSCAPLMGEALKRIHENTPMSPLFHLKKKE from the coding sequence ATGGGCAGCAAATACAAAGATGATACATTGCGGATTTTTAGTTTGAATGCCAACAAACCTTTGGCAGAAAAAATTGCTGAGGTCGTTGGAACAAAATTAGGAGAAAGCACTGTTCGCCAGTTTAGTGATGGCGAAATTCAAATCAACATTGAGGAGAGTATTCGAGGGGATCATGTTTATTTGATTCAAGCAACGAATGCACCTGTAAATGATCATTTGATGGAGTTGTTGATTATGATTGATGCGTTGAAGCGGGCGAGTGCAAAAACGATCAACGTGATATTGCCTTATTATGGGTATGCCCGTCAGGACCGTACAGCGAAGCCGAGAGAACCAATCACAGCGAAGTTGGTAGCTAATATGCTTGTTGAAGCAGGAGCAACGCGTCTGCTGACATTGGATTTGCATACAGTACAGGTACAGGGATTCTTTGATATTCCGGTGGATAATCTGTTTACCATGCCGTTGTTTGCACAGCATTATCAAGATAAGAACCTTACTGGAGAAAATATCGTTGTTGTGTCTCCAAAAAATAGTGGGGTTCAACGAGCGCGTAGTTTATCAGAGTATCTGGATGCTTCATTGGCAATCGTGGATCAGGAAGAAGTAGATGGCGTTCGTTCAGGTTATGTGATCGGAGAAGTTAAAGGCAAAACCTGTATTTTAGTTGATGATATCATCAATACGGGCGAGACGCTGACTGTTGCTGCCGAGATTTTGAAAGAGAACGGAGCGGCTGAGGTTTATGCTTGTGGTTCGCATGGGTTGCTTTCAAAAGGTGGTAAGGAACGAATTGATGCTTCGCCAATCAAACAGTTATGTATCACAGATTCAGTGGTTGTAACGGAAGATCGCAGACCAGAGTGTTTAGCTATTGTGTCTTGTGCACCACTCATGGGAGAAGCGCTAAAGAGAATTCATGAAAATACACCAATGAGTCCATTGTTCCATCTGAAGAAAAAAGAGTAA
- a CDS encoding sortase domain-bontaining protein translates to MKANVLKVVIAIALLTVAGGTTFAEIRSQSTDENTTEKATETSKEDKTAPVVSVKDVTVTVGQKVNVLEKVKAVDDQDGDISARVVADKSIDTATAGKQIVRYSATDNSGNIGWAERTYTIVKVKAEKKAEATEHVKEEPAVQETPVVEEEPIAAEATVVEVAPVAETPVVETAAPDVNEPTTVTNTIGDSTAGQPSAPAYQAMVMYINGMAIPYQNGGSGGQGIIDGNPNGTVSTWGGAAVQSGDDGLNSHFIGHNPGIFSAIFGVGGGSQIIVTDGAGTPTTYTVSSITKVDDYATEIGTGNSLWDMITGTGGGERITLQTCIDDATNLIVFAYK, encoded by the coding sequence ATGAAAGCCAATGTATTGAAAGTCGTCATAGCTATTGCCTTATTAACTGTCGCTGGGGGAACAACATTTGCGGAAATTCGCAGTCAGTCAACAGATGAAAATACAACGGAAAAAGCGACCGAAACAAGTAAAGAGGACAAAACTGCTCCTGTCGTTTCAGTTAAAGATGTGACAGTTACTGTTGGTCAAAAAGTAAATGTACTCGAGAAGGTCAAAGCGGTTGATGACCAGGATGGAGATATTTCAGCAAGAGTAGTTGCAGACAAAAGCATCGATACAGCTACTGCTGGGAAACAAATCGTACGGTATTCTGCTACCGATAACAGTGGTAATATTGGTTGGGCAGAGCGCACATACACAATTGTCAAAGTAAAAGCAGAGAAGAAAGCCGAAGCAACTGAGCATGTGAAGGAAGAACCTGCAGTGCAGGAAACACCAGTCGTGGAAGAGGAACCAATCGCTGCTGAAGCAACTGTTGTAGAAGTAGCGCCTGTAGCAGAAACTCCTGTTGTAGAAACTGCGGCCCCTGATGTCAATGAACCAACGACTGTGACCAATACGATTGGTGATTCTACTGCTGGACAGCCTAGTGCACCAGCATACCAAGCAATGGTAATGTATATCAATGGTATGGCTATTCCTTATCAAAATGGTGGTTCAGGAGGGCAGGGTATCATTGATGGCAATCCCAATGGGACGGTTTCTACATGGGGTGGTGCAGCTGTACAGTCTGGCGATGATGGATTAAATTCTCATTTTATCGGCCATAACCCTGGGATCTTCAGTGCTATTTTTGGAGTTGGTGGAGGCAGTCAAATTATTGTTACTGATGGTGCCGGAACCCCCACAACTTACACAGTCAGCAGCATAACCAAGGTAGATGATTATGCCACAGAAATCGGTACAGGTAACAGTCTCTGGGATATGATTACCGGTACTGGCGGTGGTGAACGAATTACGTTGCAGACATGTATTGACGATGCAACAAACCTGATCGTCTTTGCATATAAATGA
- the rarD gene encoding EamA family transporter RarD, with amino-acid sequence MSELKRVEGERMKEQKKGIILGLVAYVLWGIIPLYWKLLPTVNSMDILCYRIVWSFLFMGIYILITKRGPAFMQEVTAVLKDKKKVIGIIVAAILISINWFTFIYSVGQGRVTEASLGYYMNPLVNVLLGTVILKERLNRAGIFACALALTGVLLLTIQTGVVPYASLIMAFSFSFYGLMKKKIEVSSYTGLTLETFVILPVAFVYLFFFSAKGFMAYEFNINLLLMGAGIVTAIPLLLFAEAAKRIPYIIVGFIQYVNPTIMLLFAVFLFKEPYTMAQFTAFGFIWLGIAVFTYSSYLTFKKEQKI; translated from the coding sequence ATGAGTGAGTTGAAGAGAGTGGAAGGAGAACGTATGAAAGAACAGAAAAAAGGGATTATTTTAGGCTTGGTAGCCTATGTATTATGGGGAATCATTCCTCTTTATTGGAAGTTGTTGCCGACTGTAAACTCAATGGATATTTTGTGTTACCGCATTGTTTGGTCGTTTTTATTCATGGGTATCTATATTTTGATCACTAAGCGTGGTCCGGCATTTATGCAGGAAGTAACAGCTGTATTGAAAGACAAAAAGAAAGTTATTGGCATTATTGTAGCGGCTATTTTGATCTCGATCAATTGGTTTACCTTTATTTATTCTGTTGGTCAAGGAAGAGTGACCGAAGCTAGTCTCGGTTACTATATGAATCCACTGGTCAACGTATTGCTGGGAACAGTTATTTTAAAGGAGAGGTTGAATAGGGCTGGGATTTTTGCTTGCGCGTTGGCATTGACTGGTGTATTGCTTCTAACGATCCAAACAGGTGTTGTCCCATATGCTTCTCTAATTATGGCTTTTTCCTTCAGTTTTTATGGACTGATGAAGAAAAAAATTGAGGTCAGTTCTTATACGGGTCTGACATTGGAAACCTTTGTCATATTACCAGTTGCATTCGTTTATTTGTTCTTCTTCTCAGCTAAAGGTTTTATGGCTTATGAGTTCAATATCAATCTTCTCTTGATGGGTGCAGGGATCGTTACAGCAATTCCATTGTTGCTGTTTGCAGAAGCTGCGAAACGAATTCCATATATCATTGTCGGTTTCATTCAGTACGTCAATCCAACAATCATGCTGCTATTTGCTGTGTTTCTATTTAAAGAACCGTATACAATGGCTCAATTTACAGCGTTTGGTTTTATTTGGCTGGGCATCGCAGTATTTACGTATAGTAGCTACCTGACCTTTAAAAAGGAGCAAAAGATTTAA